One Pseudonocardia sediminis DNA window includes the following coding sequences:
- the gatB gene encoding Asp-tRNA(Asn)/Glu-tRNA(Gln) amidotransferase subunit GatB — protein MTAPTLVDFDDVVARFDPTLGLEVHVELSTNTKMFCGCPTEFGAEPNTQVCPTCLGLPGSLPVVNRTAVESAIRIGLALNCSIAPWGRFARKNYYYPDMPKNFQTSQYDEPIAVDGYLDVQLDDGSTVRVGIERAHMEEDTGKSLHVGGATGRIHGAEYSLLDYNRAGVPLIEIVTKMIPGTDARAPEVARAYVTQLRELVKSLGVSDVRMDQGSMRCDVNLSLSPRGSGVLGTRTETKNVNSLRSVERAVRYEMTRQAGVLDEGGEIVQETRHFEEQSGSTRAGRRKETSEDYRYFPEPDLVPIAPSTEWIEELRGTLPELPWERRHRIQAEWGVSDEEIRDLVNAGALDLVEATVAAGAPSGEARSWWVSYLSQQANTREQELTDLPITPAQVARVIALIASGELTNKMGRQVVDGVLEGEGDPDQVVEKRGLKVVSDEGSLIAAVDEALAAQPDVAEKIRGGKVQAAGAIVGAVMKATKGQADAKRVRELVVERCTSS, from the coding sequence ATGACGGCTCCGACCCTGGTGGACTTCGACGACGTCGTCGCCCGCTTCGACCCGACGCTCGGGCTCGAGGTGCACGTCGAGCTGTCCACGAACACGAAGATGTTCTGCGGCTGCCCGACCGAGTTCGGCGCCGAGCCGAACACCCAGGTCTGCCCGACCTGCCTCGGCCTGCCCGGCTCGCTGCCGGTGGTCAACCGGACCGCGGTGGAGTCGGCGATCCGGATCGGGCTGGCGCTGAACTGCTCGATCGCCCCCTGGGGCCGGTTCGCCCGGAAGAACTACTACTACCCGGACATGCCGAAGAACTTCCAGACGAGCCAGTACGACGAGCCGATCGCCGTGGACGGGTACCTCGACGTCCAGCTCGACGACGGCTCCACCGTGCGGGTCGGCATCGAGCGCGCCCACATGGAGGAGGACACCGGCAAGTCGCTGCACGTCGGCGGCGCGACCGGCCGGATCCACGGCGCCGAGTACTCGCTGCTCGACTACAACCGGGCCGGCGTCCCGCTGATCGAGATCGTCACGAAGATGATCCCGGGCACCGACGCCCGCGCGCCGGAGGTGGCGCGCGCCTACGTCACCCAGCTCCGCGAGCTCGTCAAGTCCCTCGGCGTCTCCGACGTCCGGATGGACCAGGGCTCGATGCGCTGCGACGTGAATCTGTCGCTCTCGCCCCGCGGCTCCGGGGTGCTCGGGACCCGTACCGAGACGAAGAACGTCAACTCGTTGCGCTCGGTCGAGCGGGCCGTGCGCTACGAGATGACGCGGCAGGCGGGTGTCCTCGACGAGGGCGGGGAGATCGTCCAGGAGACGCGGCACTTCGAGGAGCAGTCCGGCTCCACCCGCGCCGGGCGGCGCAAGGAGACCTCGGAGGACTACCGGTACTTCCCGGAGCCCGACCTGGTCCCGATCGCACCGAGCACCGAGTGGATCGAGGAGCTGCGCGGGACGCTGCCGGAGCTGCCGTGGGAGCGCCGGCACCGGATCCAGGCCGAGTGGGGCGTCTCCGACGAGGAGATCCGCGACCTGGTCAACGCCGGTGCGCTCGACCTCGTCGAGGCGACCGTCGCGGCCGGTGCGCCATCCGGTGAGGCGCGCTCGTGGTGGGTCTCGTACCTGTCGCAGCAGGCCAACACCCGCGAGCAGGAACTCACCGACCTGCCGATCACCCCGGCGCAGGTGGCGCGGGTGATCGCGCTGATCGCCTCCGGGGAGCTGACCAACAAGATGGGGCGCCAGGTCGTCGACGGTGTCCTGGAGGGTGAGGGCGACCCGGACCAGGTCGTCGAGAAGCGCGGCCTCAAGGTCGTCTCCGACGAGGGTTCGCTCATCGCCGCCGTCGACGAGGCCCTGGCCGCCCAGCCCGACGTCGCGGAGAAGATCCGCGGCGGCAAGGTCCAGGCCGCCGGTGCGATCGTCGGTGCCGTCATGAAGGCGACGAAGGGCCAGGCCGACGCCAAGCGCGTCCGCGAGCTCGTCGTCGAGCGGTGTACGAGCAGCTGA
- a CDS encoding PQQ-dependent sugar dehydrogenase has product MHGVRPRDRARTTAGSGAPARILAGLMLVVAMLASGCATFPDDGARDWRERAEGQGELGGPPALASPEPPPPEGSQPDQQPQGGSPSAPQPCVDPDPQVVATCLGPVGAVAVLPAGDEALVGERTTGRVLRVKKGSAPQLVTTVPVDPAAGLTGLVLSPGYAEDRLVYALAGTASDVQVLRLAPGEPPKPVLTGIPRGAGGALAVDPDGSLLVATGAGAGPLAGKVLRIDTLGRPAPGNPDPASPVLSSGLVAPGGLCVDPSTRTVWATDRTPTRDVLHRVVPGALGTPAWTWPDKPGVAGCTVLPGTLAVAERGAGALFVLRPGENGSFTGDPKPVLTGTYGALAAITLAPDGLIWLGTVNKDGGRPGATDDRVIRIQPPSGGAGSAA; this is encoded by the coding sequence ATGCACGGAGTCCGGCCGCGTGATCGCGCACGCACCACGGCCGGATCCGGCGCACCCGCTCGGATCCTGGCCGGGCTGATGCTCGTCGTCGCGATGCTGGCGTCGGGCTGCGCGACGTTCCCCGACGACGGCGCCCGCGACTGGCGCGAACGGGCCGAGGGCCAGGGCGAGCTCGGCGGACCACCCGCCCTCGCCTCCCCCGAACCGCCTCCGCCGGAGGGGTCGCAGCCCGACCAGCAGCCCCAGGGTGGTTCGCCGTCGGCACCGCAGCCGTGCGTCGACCCGGACCCGCAGGTCGTCGCGACGTGCCTGGGCCCGGTCGGTGCGGTCGCGGTCCTGCCGGCCGGCGACGAGGCCCTCGTCGGCGAGCGCACGACCGGCCGCGTGCTGCGGGTGAAGAAGGGCAGCGCCCCGCAGCTGGTCACGACGGTCCCGGTGGATCCGGCGGCCGGCCTGACCGGCCTGGTGCTCTCCCCCGGCTACGCCGAGGACCGGCTCGTCTACGCCCTGGCCGGGACCGCGTCCGACGTCCAGGTCCTGCGCCTGGCCCCCGGCGAACCGCCGAAGCCGGTGCTGACCGGGATCCCGCGCGGGGCGGGCGGCGCGCTCGCGGTCGACCCGGACGGCTCGTTGCTGGTCGCGACGGGTGCCGGCGCCGGGCCGCTGGCCGGCAAGGTCCTGCGGATCGACACGCTCGGACGCCCGGCGCCGGGCAACCCGGACCCGGCCTCGCCGGTCCTGTCCTCCGGGCTGGTCGCACCGGGCGGGCTGTGCGTGGACCCGTCGACCCGCACGGTCTGGGCGACCGACCGCACCCCCACCCGCGACGTCCTGCACCGTGTCGTGCCGGGCGCGCTCGGGACGCCGGCCTGGACGTGGCCGGACAAGCCGGGCGTCGCCGGGTGCACGGTGCTGCCCGGGACGCTGGCCGTCGCCGAGCGCGGCGCCGGGGCCCTGTTCGTCCTGCGACCGGGCGAGAACGGCAGCTTCACCGGTGATCCGAAACCGGTGCTGACCGGCACCTACGGCGCGCTCGCGGCGATCACGCTGGCCCCGGACGGTCTGATCTGGCTGGGCACGGTCAACAAGGACGGCGGCAGGCCCGGCGCCACCGACGACCGCGTGATCCGCATCCAGCCGCCCAGCGGGGGCGCGGGCTCCGCGGCCTGA
- a CDS encoding PP2C family protein-serine/threonine phosphatase, with the protein MRTAPLLGTAGALRAARDAVRAVPGSGDAVLVVAAGTPGGGWEVSWVGDARALLWDGHTLLALTRDHTMAEELRAAGVDAGGTWENVVTTTVATAGPATAGHVRGPAGPGTLVLLSDGVHRSLDAGAIAAELAVPRGSSATARALVEAALAAGTRDNATAAVVPLPREWTVDPDGAVTVRIPEQRA; encoded by the coding sequence GTGCGCACGGCACCGCTGCTCGGCACGGCCGGCGCGCTGCGGGCCGCCCGCGACGCCGTGCGCGCGGTCCCCGGCAGCGGCGACGCGGTGCTCGTCGTCGCCGCGGGAACGCCCGGCGGAGGGTGGGAGGTCTCCTGGGTCGGCGACGCCCGCGCCCTGCTCTGGGACGGGCACACCCTGCTGGCGCTGACCCGCGACCACACCATGGCCGAGGAGCTGCGTGCCGCCGGCGTCGACGCGGGCGGGACCTGGGAGAACGTCGTGACCACCACCGTCGCCACGGCCGGCCCGGCCACCGCGGGCCACGTCCGCGGACCGGCCGGCCCGGGCACGCTCGTGCTGCTCAGCGACGGCGTGCACCGGAGTCTCGACGCGGGCGCGATCGCGGCCGAGCTCGCCGTGCCGCGGGGCTCGTCGGCCACGGCGAGGGCGCTCGTCGAGGCCGCGCTGGCCGCCGGGACCCGCGACAACGCGACCGCCGCGGTCGTGCCGCTGCCGCGGGAGTGGACCGTCGACCCGGATGGTGCGGTCACTGTCCGGATCCCGGAGCAGCGCGCGTAG
- a CDS encoding aminoglycoside phosphotransferase family protein translates to MSAAVSAGALPPDDVWLRALARRTRTTPAILRREALTGGYVSSAVERVDLDDGRSVVLKAARPEEVAALRAVAVVVGVDRPRMLASGPDWLVQTHHPGPPAPAQGPAPDEIWATLARVHAHWRRNRPRGVPVVDPAWWRRLCTTVLTALDGAALVEAAATVRPWATDERVGRALTVLPRTLCHGDAHRGNVLLDPDGPVLIDWGNARVAPAGLDVAVLRAPDPSGPADAEPHPVPDAYTDTLAAGLAHGLGGADPPELVAVEREWGTFQAHLQYLGFAADHQGPDRVHGMTTVAAAALDRLGPALSALG, encoded by the coding sequence GTGAGCGCCGCGGTCTCCGCCGGCGCCCTGCCGCCCGACGACGTGTGGTTGCGAGCCCTGGCTCGCCGCACCCGCACCACCCCGGCGATCCTGCGCCGCGAGGCGCTGACCGGCGGATACGTCTCCTCGGCGGTCGAGCGGGTGGACCTCGACGACGGCCGCTCGGTGGTGCTCAAGGCCGCCCGGCCGGAGGAGGTCGCCGCCCTGCGGGCGGTCGCCGTCGTGGTCGGGGTGGACCGGCCGCGGATGCTGGCCTCGGGTCCGGACTGGCTGGTCCAGACCCATCACCCCGGCCCGCCCGCACCGGCGCAGGGCCCGGCGCCGGACGAGATCTGGGCGACGCTGGCACGGGTGCACGCCCACTGGCGCCGCAACCGCCCGCGCGGGGTCCCCGTCGTCGACCCGGCGTGGTGGCGGCGGCTGTGCACGACCGTGCTCACCGCGCTGGACGGCGCCGCTCTCGTCGAGGCCGCCGCGACCGTGCGCCCCTGGGCGACCGACGAGCGCGTCGGCCGGGCCCTGACCGTGCTGCCGAGGACGCTGTGCCACGGCGACGCCCACCGCGGCAACGTGCTGCTCGACCCGGACGGCCCGGTGCTGATCGACTGGGGCAACGCCCGCGTCGCCCCCGCCGGCCTCGACGTCGCGGTCCTGCGCGCCCCGGACCCGTCCGGCCCCGCGGACGCCGAACCGCACCCGGTGCCGGACGCCTACACCGACACCCTCGCCGCCGGACTCGCCCACGGCCTCGGCGGTGCCGACCCGCCGGAGCTCGTCGCCGTCGAGCGGGAGTGGGGGACGTTCCAGGCGCACCTGCAGTACCTCGGCTTCGCCGCCGACCACCAGGGCCCCGACCGCGTCCACGGCATGACGACCGTCGCCGCGGCCGCACTGGACCGCCTCGGCCCTGCCCTGTCCGCCCTCGGCTGA
- a CDS encoding DoxX family protein: MTQPTQQYDWGSIGGTEPPEKTAPQRLPVPAHGSYDIGLLILRLVVGGIFAAHGAQKVFGVLGGLGLDETTRVVSGLGFVVHGSTLAWGLGIGQLVLGIFLVVGLMTPITAAGLLATKIVAVAVTWGGVPLFAADGANSLELNLLLGGGAAALLFAGAGRVSLDSGRTWQRRPLPYAWLSLFIGVGVALAVLLLLRR, encoded by the coding sequence ATGACCCAGCCCACCCAGCAGTACGACTGGGGTTCGATCGGCGGGACCGAGCCGCCGGAGAAGACGGCCCCGCAGCGGCTCCCGGTCCCGGCGCACGGCTCCTACGACATCGGGCTGCTGATCCTGCGCCTGGTCGTCGGCGGGATCTTCGCCGCGCACGGGGCGCAGAAGGTGTTCGGCGTGCTCGGCGGGCTGGGCCTGGACGAGACCACCCGCGTCGTGTCCGGTCTCGGGTTCGTCGTGCACGGCTCGACGCTGGCCTGGGGACTCGGGATCGGGCAGCTCGTGCTCGGGATCTTCCTCGTCGTCGGTCTGATGACGCCGATCACGGCGGCCGGGCTGCTCGCCACCAAGATCGTCGCGGTGGCGGTGACCTGGGGCGGCGTGCCGCTCTTCGCCGCGGACGGCGCGAACTCGCTGGAGCTGAACCTGCTGCTCGGCGGCGGCGCGGCGGCCCTGCTGTTCGCCGGGGCCGGTCGTGTCTCGCTGGACTCCGGACGGACCTGGCAGCGCCGCCCGCTGCCCTACGCGTGGCTCTCGCTGTTCATCGGCGTCGGGGTGGCGCTGGCCGTGCTGCTGCTCCTGCGCCGGTGA
- the gatA gene encoding Asp-tRNA(Asn)/Glu-tRNA(Gln) amidotransferase subunit GatA: MSTDIIRLTAAELAGKIHAGEISAVEAAQAHLDRIAAVDGGHDGVHAFLHVAGESALAAAELVDAGISAGTAPASPLAGVPLALKDVFTTQDMPTTCGSKILEGWQPPYDATVTARLRAAGITILGKTNMDEFAMGSSTEHSAYGVTRNPWDRSRVPGGSGGGSAASLAALEAPLAIGTDTGGSIRQPAAFTGTVGVKPTYGGVSRYGLVACASSLDQAGPCARTVLDAALLHEVIGGHDPLDSTSIDQPVPSVVEAARQGARGDLSGLKVGVVRELGGEGYEPGVRAAYDASLRRLEKLGAELVEVSCPHFEYGMAAYYLILPSEVSSNLARFDAMRYGMRSSTGTSAEEVMAATREAGFGPEVKRRIILGTYALSSGYYDAYYGQAQKVRTLISRDFDAAFAQADVLVSPTTPTTPFPIGDKIDDPLSMYLNDLATIPTNLAGTAGMSVPSGLADGLPTGLQIMAPALGEAVMYRVGAAFEAARDADDGGPLIARVPEVSR, encoded by the coding sequence GTGAGTACCGACATCATCCGTCTGACCGCGGCCGAGCTGGCCGGGAAGATCCACGCGGGGGAGATCTCCGCGGTCGAGGCCGCCCAGGCGCACCTGGACCGGATCGCCGCCGTCGACGGCGGGCACGACGGCGTGCACGCGTTCCTGCACGTCGCGGGCGAGTCCGCGCTGGCCGCGGCCGAGCTGGTCGACGCCGGGATCTCCGCGGGCACCGCGCCGGCGTCGCCGCTGGCCGGGGTACCGCTGGCACTCAAGGACGTGTTCACCACCCAGGACATGCCCACCACCTGCGGGTCGAAGATCCTCGAGGGCTGGCAGCCGCCCTACGACGCGACCGTCACCGCGCGGTTGCGCGCGGCCGGGATCACGATCCTGGGCAAGACGAACATGGACGAGTTCGCGATGGGCTCCTCCACCGAGCACTCCGCGTACGGCGTCACCCGCAACCCGTGGGACCGCAGCCGGGTCCCCGGCGGGTCCGGCGGTGGCTCCGCCGCGTCGCTGGCCGCGTTAGAGGCGCCGCTGGCGATCGGCACCGACACCGGGGGCTCGATCCGCCAGCCGGCCGCGTTCACCGGCACCGTCGGCGTCAAGCCCACCTACGGCGGGGTCTCCCGCTACGGCCTGGTCGCCTGCGCGTCGTCGCTGGACCAGGCCGGGCCGTGTGCGCGCACCGTGCTCGACGCCGCGTTGCTGCACGAGGTGATCGGCGGGCACGACCCGCTCGACTCCACCTCGATCGATCAGCCCGTCCCGTCTGTCGTCGAGGCGGCCCGCCAGGGTGCGCGGGGCGACCTGTCGGGCCTGAAGGTCGGCGTCGTGCGCGAGCTGGGCGGCGAGGGCTACGAGCCCGGCGTCCGCGCGGCCTACGACGCGTCGCTGCGCCGGCTGGAGAAGCTCGGCGCCGAGCTGGTGGAGGTGAGCTGCCCGCACTTCGAGTACGGCATGGCCGCCTACTACCTCATCCTGCCCAGCGAGGTCTCGTCGAACCTGGCCCGGTTCGACGCCATGCGCTACGGCATGCGGTCGAGCACCGGCACCAGTGCCGAGGAGGTCATGGCCGCGACCCGCGAGGCCGGGTTCGGCCCCGAGGTCAAGCGCCGGATCATCCTGGGCACCTACGCCCTGTCGAGCGGCTACTACGACGCCTACTACGGGCAGGCGCAGAAGGTCCGCACGCTGATCAGCCGGGACTTCGACGCCGCGTTCGCCCAGGCCGACGTGCTCGTCTCCCCGACGACACCGACCACCCCGTTCCCGATCGGGGACAAGATCGACGACCCGCTGTCGATGTACCTCAACGACCTGGCCACGATCCCGACGAACCTGGCCGGTACGGCCGGCATGTCGGTGCCCAGCGGTCTCGCGGACGGTCTGCCGACCGGCCTGCAGATCATGGCGCCGGCGCTGGGTGAGGCCGTGATGTACCGCGTCGGGGCCGCGTTCGAGGCCGCCCGCGACGCCGACGACGGCGGTCCCCTGATCGCGCGAGTTCCGGAGGTCTCCCGATGA
- the gatC gene encoding Asp-tRNA(Asn)/Glu-tRNA(Gln) amidotransferase subunit GatC, with product MSADSPADPTGGVITRDEVAHLARLSRLAVTDAELDVFAGQLDVILSSVARVGEVAAEDIPPTSHAVPLQNVFRADERRPGLDQEQALSGAPASEEGRFRVPRILGEEQ from the coding sequence ATGTCCGCCGATTCCCCCGCCGACCCCACGGGCGGGGTCATCACCCGGGACGAGGTCGCGCATCTCGCCCGGCTCTCGCGCCTGGCCGTCACCGATGCGGAGCTGGACGTGTTCGCCGGCCAGCTCGACGTCATCCTGAGCTCGGTCGCCCGGGTCGGTGAGGTCGCCGCCGAGGACATCCCGCCGACGTCGCACGCCGTGCCCCTGCAGAACGTGTTCCGCGCCGACGAGCGCCGTCCCGGTCTGGACCAGGAGCAGGCGCTGTCCGGGGCCCCGGCCTCGGAGGAGGGCCGCTTCCGCGTGCCGCGCATCCTGGGGGAGGAGCAGTGA
- a CDS encoding 2-hydroxyacid dehydrogenase → MSDPVVVLVPHSEGADILAEVSGLRPVVYDPDAAMPDEARDARVLVAPFLAGSDAVALTDGLPKLELVQLLTAGAEAWIGRLPEGVALSDGRGAHGGATAEWVVSVLLAVYRHLPRFVRAQDEGRWDYHRTEELAGKKILIVGAGDVAENTVRRLDGFDVEITLVGRTARDGVRGMDELPSLLPEHDATVLIVPLTDETRGMVDAEFLAAMPDGAVLVNGARGPVCDTDALAAELTSERLRAAVDVTDPEPLTEGHPLWKVPGLLLTPHVGGSVPLATTRAYGVAAEQLAYVVRGEEPPNVVHGAY, encoded by the coding sequence ATGAGCGATCCCGTCGTCGTCCTGGTCCCGCACTCCGAGGGCGCGGACATCCTCGCCGAGGTCTCCGGTCTGCGCCCGGTCGTCTACGACCCGGACGCCGCGATGCCGGACGAGGCAAGAGACGCCCGCGTGCTGGTGGCGCCGTTCCTGGCCGGCTCGGACGCCGTCGCGCTCACCGACGGCCTGCCGAAGCTGGAGCTGGTGCAGCTGCTCACCGCCGGGGCCGAGGCCTGGATCGGGCGCCTGCCCGAGGGCGTCGCGCTCTCCGACGGCCGGGGCGCGCACGGTGGCGCGACCGCGGAGTGGGTCGTGTCGGTGCTGCTCGCGGTCTACCGGCACCTGCCGCGCTTCGTGCGCGCCCAGGACGAGGGCCGCTGGGACTACCACCGGACCGAGGAGCTGGCCGGGAAGAAGATCCTCATCGTCGGGGCCGGGGACGTCGCGGAGAACACCGTGCGCCGCCTCGACGGGTTCGACGTCGAGATCACGCTGGTCGGGCGCACCGCCCGCGACGGCGTCCGCGGCATGGACGAGCTGCCGTCGCTGCTGCCCGAGCACGACGCGACCGTGCTGATCGTCCCGCTGACCGACGAGACCCGCGGCATGGTCGACGCGGAGTTCCTCGCCGCGATGCCCGACGGCGCCGTCCTGGTCAACGGGGCGCGCGGCCCCGTCTGCGACACCGATGCGCTCGCCGCGGAGCTGACCAGCGAGCGCCTGCGCGCCGCCGTGGACGTCACCGACCCGGAGCCGCTGACCGAGGGCCACCCGCTGTGGAAGGTCCCGGGCCTGCTGCTCACCCCGCACGTCGGCGGCAGCGTCCCGCTGGCCACGACGCGGGCCTACGGCGTGGCCGCCGAGCAGCTGGCGTACGTCGTCCGCGGCGAGGAGCCGCCGAACGTCGTGCACGGCGCCTACTAG
- a CDS encoding PaaX family transcriptional regulator C-terminal domain-containing protein: MSESVGPTAGSSRPRRSPTSGLVATLFQLSGRSELPGVALVALLGEFGLSTAAARRHLARMRDDGQLAGVRSGRGTTYRMAGPFGRRVVQLGEEIGTGPPVWEGHFHALLFAVPESRRPYRDRLRRVASLVGYGQLQAGVLISVGDRSAQIAEVLAECPDDARVTRATISLDTAEAARVAIPAWDLDDVAATLAGHADTLESVLAEDTAPAADGATMRRFGELFNAVFIDLVRDPRLPEELRPPDWPYHRLLVAMDEVRHRFGPPAVEFLQTRLEELDR, translated from the coding sequence GTGAGCGAAAGTGTAGGGCCAACGGCGGGATCATCGCGACCCCGGCGGAGCCCGACGAGCGGTCTCGTCGCCACGCTGTTCCAGCTCTCCGGGCGCAGCGAGCTCCCCGGCGTCGCGCTCGTCGCGCTGCTCGGCGAGTTCGGGCTCAGCACGGCCGCGGCCCGGCGGCACCTGGCCCGGATGCGCGACGACGGGCAGCTGGCCGGGGTCCGGTCCGGGCGGGGCACCACCTACCGGATGGCCGGGCCGTTCGGTCGTCGCGTCGTGCAGCTCGGCGAGGAGATCGGGACCGGCCCGCCGGTCTGGGAGGGTCACTTCCACGCGTTGCTGTTCGCCGTACCGGAGAGCCGGCGGCCCTACCGGGACCGGCTGCGGCGGGTCGCGTCGCTGGTCGGGTACGGCCAGCTGCAGGCGGGCGTGCTGATCAGCGTCGGGGACCGGTCGGCCCAGATCGCGGAGGTCCTCGCCGAGTGTCCCGACGACGCCCGCGTCACCCGGGCGACGATCTCCCTGGACACCGCGGAGGCCGCTCGGGTGGCGATCCCGGCCTGGGACCTCGACGACGTCGCCGCCACGCTCGCCGGGCACGCCGACACACTCGAGTCGGTGCTCGCCGAGGACACCGCGCCGGCCGCGGACGGTGCGACCATGCGGCGGTTCGGGGAGCTGTTCAACGCCGTGTTCATCGACCTGGTCCGGGACCCGCGGCTGCCGGAAGAGCTGCGCCCGCCGGACTGGCCGTACCACCGTCTGCTGGTCGCGATGGACGAGGTGCGCCACCGCTTCGGCCCGCCCGCCGTCGAGTTCCTGCAGACCCGCCTGGAAGAGCTGGACCGCTGA